In Methanobacterium sp., the following proteins share a genomic window:
- a CDS encoding polysaccharide pyruvyl transferase family protein encodes MKKSLKVLLAGYNGANNTGSEARLLSIIDDIRSILGLKVKITVPTLNEVNLRRYLKEDEYLKIAPIHPIFFFDIRRLVKEHDVLLLVEGSCYMDTWTSALLWAFLWATRCAKNFKKPSIAYAVDAGHLSPFNRRLVKREASKTDLILTRTKLAAEELKKIGVKAPIDVTADCAFTFKPLKEDANILRETWHPSNLGVAGLAPIDFYLWPVVMRPWGKKENQYKWPYYFSRSQKRIQETERLASRWAKVADRIVEKHGKRIALICMEELDEPIAISVKNKMKDPEMAKIFSSREFNASQMTNILRSLDLLVTSRYHGGVLSLEAKVPQIAIGHDTRLRGFYMELGIEDYLLDYMAPEIWHKLEKKVDKLLENPEIQQEKLKNGFIHHLSRASKNPEILRNFLQKRGWKVRT; translated from the coding sequence ATGAAAAAATCTCTAAAAGTTCTTTTAGCTGGCTATAACGGCGCCAATAATACAGGTTCTGAAGCAAGATTACTTTCAATAATAGATGATATAAGGTCTATTTTAGGTCTGAAAGTTAAAATTACTGTTCCCACACTAAATGAAGTTAATTTAAGGCGTTATCTTAAGGAAGATGAGTATTTAAAGATTGCTCCTATTCATCCAATATTCTTTTTTGATATCAGAAGACTGGTTAAAGAACACGATGTTCTTTTATTAGTTGAGGGAAGCTGCTATATGGACACATGGACTTCAGCACTTTTATGGGCCTTTTTATGGGCCACCAGGTGTGCAAAAAATTTTAAAAAGCCAAGCATTGCTTATGCAGTAGATGCTGGTCATTTATCTCCTTTTAACAGGCGTTTAGTTAAACGGGAAGCAAGTAAAACTGATCTGATTTTAACAAGAACAAAATTAGCAGCAGAAGAACTTAAAAAAATTGGGGTAAAGGCTCCTATTGACGTAACAGCTGACTGTGCATTTACATTTAAGCCCCTAAAGGAGGATGCTAATATTTTAAGAGAAACATGGCATCCGTCTAATTTGGGGGTAGCAGGTCTGGCACCCATAGATTTCTATTTATGGCCTGTTGTAATGCGTCCGTGGGGCAAAAAGGAGAATCAATATAAATGGCCTTATTATTTCTCCCGCTCCCAAAAAAGAATTCAGGAAACTGAAAGACTGGCCAGTAGATGGGCGAAAGTTGCAGATAGAATAGTTGAAAAGCATGGAAAAAGGATAGCACTAATTTGCATGGAGGAACTGGATGAGCCCATAGCTATAAGTGTAAAGAATAAAATGAAAGACCCTGAAATGGCGAAAATATTCTCGTCCCGGGAATTTAATGCATCACAGATGACAAATATCCTTAGAAGTCTTGATTTACTTGTAACTTCTCGTTATCATGGTGGAGTTTTATCTCTTGAAGCTAAAGTTCCCCAAATAGCTATAGGGCATGATACACGTCTTAGAGGCTTTTACATGGAACTTGGAATAGAAGATTATTTATTAGATTACATGGCACCTGAAATCTGGCATAAATTAGAAAAAAAGGTTGATAAACTGCTTGAAAATCCTGAAATACAGCAGGAAAAATTAAAAAATGGATTTATCCACCATTTGAGCCGTGCCAGTAAAAACCCTGAAATACTTAGGAACTTCCTCCAAAAAAGGGGATGGAAAGTGAGAACATGA
- a CDS encoding carbon-nitrogen hydrolase family protein, with protein sequence MKNYFKVAVCQLKVVDDKKSNVNQALKMIKTSAKNSADIVILPEMFNCPYDNTKFKEYAEIKEESITLKAISKASKDNNVLIVAGSIPELDNDKIYNSCFIFNNYGDLIGKYRKMHLFDIDTPEIKFKESDTLSAGNQIGVFDTQFTRIGVAICYDIRFPELLRIMALKGTQLFIIPGAFNMTTGPAHWELLIRGRAVDNQVFIAAASPARNKELSYVSYGHSMITGPWGDVIARADEKEGIIYADIDLNKLKKVRNELPLLKNRRDDMYCIIEK encoded by the coding sequence ATGAAAAACTATTTTAAAGTAGCTGTTTGTCAGTTGAAGGTAGTTGATGATAAAAAATCTAACGTTAATCAGGCGCTGAAAATGATTAAAACATCAGCAAAAAACAGTGCAGATATAGTTATTTTACCAGAAATGTTCAACTGTCCCTACGATAACACTAAATTTAAAGAATATGCTGAAATTAAAGAGGAAAGTATAACTCTTAAAGCAATATCTAAAGCTTCAAAGGATAACAATGTTTTAATTGTTGCCGGTTCCATTCCAGAATTAGATAATGATAAAATTTACAATTCCTGTTTTATTTTTAATAATTATGGGGATTTAATAGGTAAATACAGAAAAATGCACCTTTTTGATATAGATACTCCTGAAATTAAATTTAAAGAATCAGATACTTTAAGCGCCGGAAATCAGATAGGTGTTTTTGATACACAGTTTACAAGAATTGGAGTTGCAATCTGTTATGATATAAGATTTCCAGAATTATTAAGGATTATGGCACTTAAAGGGACACAACTATTTATTATACCTGGAGCTTTTAATATGACCACAGGCCCTGCGCACTGGGAATTATTGATACGTGGTAGAGCAGTTGATAACCAGGTTTTTATAGCTGCAGCATCACCTGCAAGAAATAAAGAACTTTCATATGTTTCTTACGGCCACTCAATGATTACAGGACCATGGGGTGATGTAATAGCAAGAGCAGACGAAAAGGAAGGAATTATTTATGCAGATATTGACCTGAATAAACTAAAAAAGGTAAGAAATGAGCTGCCATTACTAAAAAATAGAAGAGATGACATGTATTGCATAATTGAAAAATAA
- the msrB gene encoding peptide-methionine (R)-S-oxide reductase MsrB, which translates to MKTSAQSEKIPIYSVKLKKIELKEKIVKTDDEWREILTPQQFNVARKQGTEPAFTGKYHDCHEDGVYKCVCCDIDLFDSKTKFESGTGWPSFFKPVAEENIKTKTDTSHFMVRTEVLCSLCDAHLGHVFDDGPPPTGKRYCMNSAALKFVKRGDL; encoded by the coding sequence ATGAAAACCAGTGCACAATCTGAAAAAATCCCTATTTACTCGGTTAAATTAAAAAAAATTGAGTTAAAGGAAAAAATTGTAAAAACAGATGATGAGTGGAGAGAGATTCTTACCCCTCAGCAATTTAATGTAGCAAGGAAACAGGGTACAGAACCTGCTTTTACTGGAAAATATCACGATTGCCATGAAGATGGGGTTTATAAATGCGTTTGCTGTGATATAGATCTCTTTGATTCAAAAACCAAGTTTGAATCAGGTACTGGCTGGCCAAGCTTCTTTAAACCAGTTGCAGAAGAAAATATTAAAACTAAAACCGATACAAGTCATTTTATGGTTAGAACTGAGGTTTTATGTTCCCTGTGCGATGCACATTTAGGCCATGTTTTTGATGATGGCCCACCACCGACTGGTAAAAGATACTGCATGAATTCCGCTGCATTAAAGTTTGTTAAAAGAGGAGATTTGTAG
- a CDS encoding HEAT repeat domain-containing protein, protein MDKIIKKLKDKDVEVRKNAAEEIGRSRNSKGIEHLIKAFNDENPEVRFQAAKSLGLIGKPAVKPLISALKSDENGNTKKYATLALKDIGDPGVVDTLIEVLNDENFAVRKFAAKALGEIGDVKAVAPLIKTLTDEDWGVKMAALKALGDLGDERAMDPIKKARRAATGDKDFKKVANKALKKLSK, encoded by the coding sequence GAAGGATAAGGATGTTGAAGTAAGAAAAAATGCCGCAGAAGAAATTGGCAGGTCCAGAAATTCTAAGGGAATTGAACATTTAATTAAGGCATTCAATGATGAAAATCCGGAGGTAAGGTTTCAAGCTGCTAAATCCCTTGGATTAATAGGTAAACCTGCAGTAAAACCCCTTATCAGCGCCCTAAAAAGTGATGAAAATGGAAATACAAAAAAATATGCAACTCTTGCACTTAAAGATATTGGAGATCCAGGCGTGGTGGACACCCTGATTGAAGTTTTAAATGATGAAAATTTTGCAGTCCGAAAATTCGCTGCAAAAGCACTTGGAGAAATAGGAGATGTAAAAGCTGTGGCTCCCCTGATTAAAACTTTAACAGACGAAGATTGGGGAGTAAAAATGGCAGCACTAAAAGCTCTTGGAGATTTAGGTGATGAAAGAGCAATGGATCCTATTAAAAAAGCTAGAAGAGCTGCAACAGGCGATAAAGATTTTAAAAAAGTAGCAAATAAAGCTTTAAAGAAACTCAGCAAATAG